One genomic region from Biomphalaria glabrata chromosome 7, xgBioGlab47.1, whole genome shotgun sequence encodes:
- the LOC106062110 gene encoding carbonic anhydrase-like isoform X4, giving the protein MTSWCFYCCLSRRGVVSPEEIKPKTTDMHWGYDKENGPQTWGHHYPEANGPRQSPIDIDPSSAKFDVILANNPLVINYQTEHNLNVENNGHSYKADIKEESTISGGPLGSSKYKLVQFHFHWGRDDKCGSEHTLKGKMYPGELHLVHYNAEKYKSFTEAVTQPDGLAVIGVFLKVGTIDHEGFKVLSDNASKVKCKAFKTETGLDLNPNNLLPENVTNYWTYEGSLTTPPCCESVQWIVLKDPISVSPEQIRALRNLCCDENGSKRIIENFRPPLPLGERELRSSFQL; this is encoded by the exons TCCAGAAGAGGAGTTGTGTCTCCAGAAGAAATCAAGCCAAAAACAACAGACATGCATTGGGGCTACGACAAAGAAAATG GACCTCAGACATGGGGACACCACTATCCAGAAGCCAACGGGCCACGACAGAGTCCTATCGACATCGACCCCTCCTCGGCCAAGTTTGACGTGATCCTTGCCAACAATCCACTAGTCATCAATTACCAGACAGAACACAACCTCAACGTTGAAAACAATGGTCACTCGTACAAAGCTGACATCAAAGAGGAATCCA CAATCAGTGGAGGGCCTCTTGGCAGCAGCAAGTACAAACTGGTGCAGTTCCATTTTCATTGGGGGCGGGACGACAAGTGTGGAAGTGAGCACACCCTGAAAGGAAAAATGTACCCCGGTGAG CTGCATCTCGTCCACTACAACGCTGAGAAATACAAGTCTTTCACAGAGGCGGTCACACAACCCGACGGCCTGGCTGTCATCGGCGTGTTCTTGAAG GTGGGCACTATAGACCACGAAGGTTTCAAAGTTCTCTCCGACAACGCAAGTAAAGTCAAATGTAAAGCTTTCAAAACAGAGACAGGCTTAGATCTCAACCCCAATAACTTGTTGCCAG aaaatgttacaaactacTGGACATATGAAGGCTCACTGACCACACCCCCATGTTGCGAAAGTGTACAGTGGATAGTTCTGAAAGATCCAATCTCTGTCTCTCCTGAACAA ATTCGGGCACTGCGAAACTTGTGCTGTGATGAAAATGGCTCCAAACGTATCATTGAGAATTTTAGACCCCCACTTCCACTAGGTGAAAGAGAGCTTCGATCTTCCTTCCAGTTGTAA
- the LOC106062110 gene encoding carbonic anhydrase-like isoform X5 codes for MHWGYDKENGPQTWGHHYPEANGPRQSPIDIDPSSAKFDVILANNPLVINYQTEHNLNVENNGHSYKADIKEESTISGGPLGSSKYKLVQFHFHWGRDDKCGSEHTLKGKMYPGELHLVHYNAEKYKSFTEAVTQPDGLAVIGVFLKVGTIDHEGFKVLSDNASKVKCKAFKTETGLDLNPNNLLPENVTNYWTYEGSLTTPPCCESVQWIVLKDPISVSPEQIRALRNLCCDENGSKRIIENFRPPLPLGERELRSSFQL; via the exons ATGCATTGGGGCTACGACAAAGAAAATG GACCTCAGACATGGGGACACCACTATCCAGAAGCCAACGGGCCACGACAGAGTCCTATCGACATCGACCCCTCCTCGGCCAAGTTTGACGTGATCCTTGCCAACAATCCACTAGTCATCAATTACCAGACAGAACACAACCTCAACGTTGAAAACAATGGTCACTCGTACAAAGCTGACATCAAAGAGGAATCCA CAATCAGTGGAGGGCCTCTTGGCAGCAGCAAGTACAAACTGGTGCAGTTCCATTTTCATTGGGGGCGGGACGACAAGTGTGGAAGTGAGCACACCCTGAAAGGAAAAATGTACCCCGGTGAG CTGCATCTCGTCCACTACAACGCTGAGAAATACAAGTCTTTCACAGAGGCGGTCACACAACCCGACGGCCTGGCTGTCATCGGCGTGTTCTTGAAG GTGGGCACTATAGACCACGAAGGTTTCAAAGTTCTCTCCGACAACGCAAGTAAAGTCAAATGTAAAGCTTTCAAAACAGAGACAGGCTTAGATCTCAACCCCAATAACTTGTTGCCAG aaaatgttacaaactacTGGACATATGAAGGCTCACTGACCACACCCCCATGTTGCGAAAGTGTACAGTGGATAGTTCTGAAAGATCCAATCTCTGTCTCTCCTGAACAA ATTCGGGCACTGCGAAACTTGTGCTGTGATGAAAATGGCTCCAAACGTATCATTGAGAATTTTAGACCCCCACTTCCACTAGGTGAAAGAGAGCTTCGATCTTCCTTCCAGTTGTAA
- the LOC106062110 gene encoding carbonic anhydrase-like isoform X2, which translates to MEGRRPRETSECRSYQTMQVFPLKSRRGVVSPEEIKPKTTDMHWGYDKENGPQTWGHHYPEANGPRQSPIDIDPSSAKFDVILANNPLVINYQTEHNLNVENNGHSYKADIKEESTISGGPLGSSKYKLVQFHFHWGRDDKCGSEHTLKGKMYPGELHLVHYNAEKYKSFTEAVTQPDGLAVIGVFLKVGTIDHEGFKVLSDNASKVKCKAFKTETGLDLNPNNLLPENVTNYWTYEGSLTTPPCCESVQWIVLKDPISVSPEQIRALRNLCCDENGSKRIIENFRPPLPLGERELRSSFQL; encoded by the exons TCCAGAAGAGGAGTTGTGTCTCCAGAAGAAATCAAGCCAAAAACAACAGACATGCATTGGGGCTACGACAAAGAAAATG GACCTCAGACATGGGGACACCACTATCCAGAAGCCAACGGGCCACGACAGAGTCCTATCGACATCGACCCCTCCTCGGCCAAGTTTGACGTGATCCTTGCCAACAATCCACTAGTCATCAATTACCAGACAGAACACAACCTCAACGTTGAAAACAATGGTCACTCGTACAAAGCTGACATCAAAGAGGAATCCA CAATCAGTGGAGGGCCTCTTGGCAGCAGCAAGTACAAACTGGTGCAGTTCCATTTTCATTGGGGGCGGGACGACAAGTGTGGAAGTGAGCACACCCTGAAAGGAAAAATGTACCCCGGTGAG CTGCATCTCGTCCACTACAACGCTGAGAAATACAAGTCTTTCACAGAGGCGGTCACACAACCCGACGGCCTGGCTGTCATCGGCGTGTTCTTGAAG GTGGGCACTATAGACCACGAAGGTTTCAAAGTTCTCTCCGACAACGCAAGTAAAGTCAAATGTAAAGCTTTCAAAACAGAGACAGGCTTAGATCTCAACCCCAATAACTTGTTGCCAG aaaatgttacaaactacTGGACATATGAAGGCTCACTGACCACACCCCCATGTTGCGAAAGTGTACAGTGGATAGTTCTGAAAGATCCAATCTCTGTCTCTCCTGAACAA ATTCGGGCACTGCGAAACTTGTGCTGTGATGAAAATGGCTCCAAACGTATCATTGAGAATTTTAGACCCCCACTTCCACTAGGTGAAAGAGAGCTTCGATCTTCCTTCCAGTTGTAA
- the LOC106062110 gene encoding carbonic anhydrase-like isoform X3: protein MAKRKARSNENGGRDPKSRRGVVSPEEIKPKTTDMHWGYDKENGPQTWGHHYPEANGPRQSPIDIDPSSAKFDVILANNPLVINYQTEHNLNVENNGHSYKADIKEESTISGGPLGSSKYKLVQFHFHWGRDDKCGSEHTLKGKMYPGELHLVHYNAEKYKSFTEAVTQPDGLAVIGVFLKVGTIDHEGFKVLSDNASKVKCKAFKTETGLDLNPNNLLPENVTNYWTYEGSLTTPPCCESVQWIVLKDPISVSPEQIRALRNLCCDENGSKRIIENFRPPLPLGERELRSSFQL from the exons TCCAGAAGAGGAGTTGTGTCTCCAGAAGAAATCAAGCCAAAAACAACAGACATGCATTGGGGCTACGACAAAGAAAATG GACCTCAGACATGGGGACACCACTATCCAGAAGCCAACGGGCCACGACAGAGTCCTATCGACATCGACCCCTCCTCGGCCAAGTTTGACGTGATCCTTGCCAACAATCCACTAGTCATCAATTACCAGACAGAACACAACCTCAACGTTGAAAACAATGGTCACTCGTACAAAGCTGACATCAAAGAGGAATCCA CAATCAGTGGAGGGCCTCTTGGCAGCAGCAAGTACAAACTGGTGCAGTTCCATTTTCATTGGGGGCGGGACGACAAGTGTGGAAGTGAGCACACCCTGAAAGGAAAAATGTACCCCGGTGAG CTGCATCTCGTCCACTACAACGCTGAGAAATACAAGTCTTTCACAGAGGCGGTCACACAACCCGACGGCCTGGCTGTCATCGGCGTGTTCTTGAAG GTGGGCACTATAGACCACGAAGGTTTCAAAGTTCTCTCCGACAACGCAAGTAAAGTCAAATGTAAAGCTTTCAAAACAGAGACAGGCTTAGATCTCAACCCCAATAACTTGTTGCCAG aaaatgttacaaactacTGGACATATGAAGGCTCACTGACCACACCCCCATGTTGCGAAAGTGTACAGTGGATAGTTCTGAAAGATCCAATCTCTGTCTCTCCTGAACAA ATTCGGGCACTGCGAAACTTGTGCTGTGATGAAAATGGCTCCAAACGTATCATTGAGAATTTTAGACCCCCACTTCCACTAGGTGAAAGAGAGCTTCGATCTTCCTTCCAGTTGTAA